In Gloeocapsopsis sp. IPPAS B-1203, one genomic interval encodes:
- a CDS encoding FecR family protein: MSRKFVLILTFVFWSMTLPIAKKASAETTLTRAVVQNIRNLVRLLPQNRTPRPARLSDAIQPGDALSTGRSSLAELRFNDGSLARVGEQAVFRFIAKTRRFRLSNGTVLLLIPPGRGVTGIQTPNAAAAIRGSALFVRYIPDTDTTIVGALTDSNIEVFNQTASQSEVLEAGQMAVVVNDRIEQLFEFDLNTFYETSDLVQQLNLNRPNTNPSADPALSSVQAETAAAAASKQPVRGEGVVENPSFVQSPSNSARDTQQTQGNNTSTTPSPTESTPSSTTNPTNGGSNNQPPDNAVRDGTTPVGNTTPPSSSIDDAEPVTPPLENDTPTTGGTSNNTQSPTTPPTTEDNTPPTTEETPTTPPTEPVDNTPIEPPVDNTPTEPTEPIDNTPTEPVDNTPIEPPVDNTPTEPPVDNTPTEPPVDNTPTEPPVDNTPTEPTEPIDNTPTEPVDNTPIEPPVDNTPIEPPVDNTPT; the protein is encoded by the coding sequence ATGTCTCGCAAGTTCGTCCTTATCCTTACCTTTGTTTTTTGGAGCATGACGCTGCCAATAGCTAAGAAGGCTAGTGCTGAAACTACTTTGACACGAGCCGTCGTGCAAAACATACGTAACCTTGTGCGCCTGCTACCACAAAATCGCACACCACGCCCAGCACGATTGTCAGATGCAATTCAACCTGGAGATGCATTGTCTACGGGTCGTTCTTCGTTGGCAGAATTACGTTTCAATGATGGCTCCTTAGCAAGGGTTGGAGAACAAGCAGTATTCCGCTTCATCGCAAAAACGCGCAGATTTAGATTATCAAATGGAACAGTACTATTGCTCATTCCTCCAGGAAGAGGAGTAACAGGTATTCAAACACCAAATGCAGCTGCAGCAATCAGAGGCTCGGCATTATTTGTACGCTACATACCCGATACTGACACAACAATTGTTGGAGCTTTAACAGATAGCAATATTGAAGTTTTCAACCAAACTGCTTCTCAAAGCGAAGTCCTTGAAGCTGGACAAATGGCAGTTGTCGTTAACGATAGAATTGAGCAACTGTTCGAGTTCGATCTAAATACTTTTTACGAAACGAGCGATCTAGTACAGCAACTGAATTTAAATCGACCAAATACTAACCCATCAGCTGATCCTGCATTGTCTAGTGTTCAAGCAGAAACTGCTGCAGCTGCCGCTTCAAAGCAGCCCGTGAGAGGTGAAGGAGTCGTTGAAAATCCATCATTTGTTCAGTCTCCTAGTAATTCAGCTAGAGACACTCAACAAACTCAAGGTAACAATACCTCTACAACACCATCACCCACTGAAAGCACACCAAGCAGTACAACTAACCCTACAAATGGAGGTAGCAATAATCAGCCGCCTGATAACGCAGTGAGAGACGGCACAACTCCAGTAGGTAATACAACACCGCCTAGTTCTTCTATTGATGATGCTGAACCAGTAACACCACCGCTAGAAAATGATACACCAACAACTGGTGGAACATCTAACAATACCCAATCTCCTACAACTCCACCCACAACTGAAGATAATACACCACCAACAACAGAGGAGACTCCTACTACACCACCAACTGAGCCTGTTGATAACACGCCAATAGAACCACCAGTTGACAACACGCCAACTGAACCAACTGAGCCTATCGATAACACCCCAACTGAGCCTGTTGATAATACGCCAATAGAACCACCAGTTGACAATACGCCAACTGAACCACCAGTTGATAACACGCCAACTGAACCACCAGTTGATAACACGCCAACTGAACCACCAGTTGATAACACGCCAACTGAACCAACTGAGCCTATCGATAACACCCCAACTGAGCCTGTTGATAATACGCCAATAGAACCACCAGTTGATAACACGCCAATAGAACCACCAGTTGACAACACGCCAACT